From one Plectropomus leopardus isolate mb unplaced genomic scaffold, YSFRI_Pleo_2.0 unplaced_scaffold26720, whole genome shotgun sequence genomic stretch:
- the LOC121967032 gene encoding zinc finger protein 572-like yields MERRAKAIQRLQEKNVSISVLPSDFHKVIIGEEEQKLLVVKEEVPPSRLDQEDPESPHIKEEQEDPEPPHIKEEQEELWSSQEGEQLQGLEEADITKFPFTPVPVKSEDDEEKPQSSQLHQRLTEQMETEADGEDCGGPEPDRDSHPDTHLQPDTEDKTGDSSEPETEDSDDWRETREPQSGLNSLKNDQVSEKPFSCSECGKRFGRKKNLHEHVKTHTGEKPFSCSECGKRFFRKTSLQQHMRTHTGERPFSCTQCGKSFSDSGHLKKHMRIHTGEKPYSCSVCKKSFTRRDKWSCAVTHENPHRRETIQLP; encoded by the exons AGATTTCCATAAAGTGATCATTGGTGAAGAGGAGCAGAAGCTGTTGGTGGTTAAAGAAGAGGTTCCCCCCTCTAGGttggaccaggaggacccagagtccccacacattaaagaggagcaggaggacccagagcccccacacattaaagaggagcaggaggagctgtggagcagtcaggagggagagcagcttcaaggtctggaggaggctgatatcaccaagttcccattcactcctgtccctgtgaagagtgaagatgatgaagagaaacctcagtcctcacagcttcatcaaagactaactgaacagatggaaacagaagctgatggagaggactgtggaggaccagaaccagacagggactcacatccagatacacatttacaaccagacactgaggacaagactggagactcttctgaacctgagactgaggacagtgatgattggagggagaccagagaacctcagtcaggtttaaactctctgaaaaatgatcaagtcAGTGAGAAACCgttcagctgctctgagtgtgggaaaagatttggTCGCAAGAAAAATCTGCATGAGCACGTAAAAACTCACACGGGAGAGAAACCATTtagctgctctgagtgtgggaaaagattttTTCGCAAGACAAGTCTGCAACAACACATGcgaactcatacaggagaaaGACCTTTCAGCTGCACTCAGTGTGGGAAATCATTTTCAGATAGTGgacatttaaagaaacacatgAGAATTCATACGGGAGAGAAACCATATAGCTGCTCAGTTTGTAAGAAATCTTTTACTCGGAGAGACA AGTGGAGCTGTGCAGTTACACATGAGAacccacacaggagagaaaccattcagctgccCTGA